Sequence from the Montipora foliosa isolate CH-2021 chromosome 12, ASM3666993v2, whole genome shotgun sequence genome:
GTGCCGTTGAAATTTATATATAAAAAGAGATGACTACGAAATGACGTCGTTTCACTCAGTTTAGTCGGAAAACTGTAAACGTTTGCAATATACGTTTTTGTTTATCGTTCAGCTGGTATTTTTACTAAACTTTTAccttaatttatttcttttagagTAGGTAGCTAGTATTTAAGTGTCCCTAAATAGCAGTATAGTTGAAGTATTTATTAAACTGAAGTAAAGTTAATGTCGTAAAagaggttgctgttattcatcctgttaaagtacaataataataaagtattcgctagtttgtctcacgatgtagTCACTTGTGGTGTATATCGCGACATTCCGACTGCATTTTGCCAGTCTTCATCAGGCGTTTACAACAAAAGCAGACCTGGACACAAACAGCCGCCTAGAATCTACGGTTTACCAAAGATTCACAAGGCCAGCGTACCCTTAATTAAGACCTATTGTGTCATGTTATCTTTGCATATGATTTATCTGCTCACTCAGCTAACATGTTATCTCCTTTAACAGGTTACTTGGGTTTCACGGTGACTAATTCAGCTCACTTCGTATCCACCATTAGCAGCGAGACTATCCTAGACAACGACATCATTGTGTCTTTCGACGTAGAGTCGCTGTTTACCAAGGGTCCTATCGACCTCGCTGTACAAACCACACTACCGAAACTAGAGGAAGACCCCAACCTTGCAGAACGCACGACACTAACACCTGCTAAGATCACTGACCTCCTGAATCTCGTATTGCGGTCCACATACTCCCAGTATAACGGATCAATTTACAAACAATTAGAAGGAGCAGCTATGGGAAGCCTGGTCTCCGCTGTTATTGTTAACCTATACATGGAGAGTTTCGAACAACAGTTAGAAACTACTTCGGCCTACAAATCTAGGATCTGGAAACGCTACGTGGACGACACTTTCACCATCCTGGACGTTGATAGCTTCTTACAGCATCTGAACAACCTGCAGCCTTCCATTCGCTTCACAATGGAGACAGAGAACGACTACAAACTCGCTTTCCTTGACACCGCAGTTTTAAGAGAACCAGACGGCCGCCTCATC
This genomic interval carries:
- the LOC137980954 gene encoding uncharacterized protein is translated as MLSPLTGYLGFTVTNSAHFVSTISSETILDNDIIVSFDVESLFTKGPIDLAVQTTLPKLEEDPNLAERTTLTPAKITDLLNLVLRSTYSQYNGSIYKQLEGAAMGSLVSAVIVNLYMESFEQQLETTSAYKSRIWKRYVDDTFTILDVDSFLQHLNNLQPSIRFTMETENDYKLAFLDTAVLREPDGRLITSVYRKPTHIDEYLAYDSHHSQTVKHGIVKFLYERAKRLVTKPSVISKEKKHLSSVRVSNGYPLSFLQKITKTRKPSSSAEPAIEYKSIAVSKAYPNNFATAYSNKAYALLSSRRLH